In Debaryomyces hansenii CBS767 chromosome A complete sequence, a genomic segment contains:
- a CDS encoding DEHA2D15906p (weakly similar to uniprot|P38300 Saccharomyces cerevisiae YBR185C MBA1 Protein involved in assembly of mitochondrial respiratory complexes) codes for MITSRVIRTLPGNARLFAPVLGFHSSFINRAYSTKVEKKKKTQQADISQIPIKSIGIIADFYVPPKYLKSPVTSWHKLLFRRMGLFAINTYSIVKFKRETGLKLHFNQWKDTAVEQLVKTNKIFAASCSISNAKREKYLKSQLEGVTGAEVTKSLIRRASTFPPNSKLDWELLKIESNPKIISFNALPDADNITALVQFVIQVKTKQKFTITTINSKPQVTESSVENYLAYTLNPFTNEMALVGSLFESDHLRGVQPEINFTNSQVMASFQVSCADIFRAAPKKQIEAKKN; via the coding sequence ATGATAACATCTAGGGTCATAAGAACATTACCTGGTAATGCGAGATTGTTTGCTCCGGTCTTGGGGTTTCATTCTTCGTTCATAAATAGAGCATACTCGACTAAAGTcgaaaagaagaagaagaccCAACAGGCAGATATATCCCAGATTCCAATCAAGAGTATCGGCATTATTGCAGATTTTTATGTTCCTCCCAAATACTTGAAGAGTCCTGTTACGTCGTGGCACAAGTTATTGTTCAGAAGAATGGGATTATTCGCTATCAATACTTACAGTATTGTGAAATTTAAGAGGGAAACCGGTTTAAAACTTCACTTTAACCAGTGGAAAGACACGGCTGTGGAACAGCTTGTGAAGACTAATAAGATTTTTGCTGCATCGTGTTCGATTTCCAATGCAAAGAGGGAAAAGTATCTCAAAAGTCAGTTAGAAGGAGTCACTGGGGCCGAGGTCACCAAGAGTTTAATTAGAAGGGCCAGTACATTTCCACCAAATTCGAAATTGGATTGGGAACTCTTAAAGATCGAGTCTAACCCAAAgatcatttctttcaatgcGTTACCAGATGCGGATAACATTACTGCGTTGGTTCAGTTTGTTATTCAAGTTAAAACAAAGCAGAAGTTTACTATTACCACAATTAATAGTAAGCCACAGGTAACGGAGAGCTCagttgaaaattatttggcTTACACTTTGAATCCGTTTACGAATGAGATGGCGCTCGTTGGATCGTTATTTGAATCTGATCATCTTAGAGGTGTGCAACCTGAGATTAATTTTACCAATTCTCAAGTCATGGCTAGTTTCCAAGTTAGCTGTGCTGATATTTTTAGAGCTGCTCCAAAAAAGCAAATTGAAGCTAAGAAGAATTAA
- a CDS encoding DEHA2D16016p (similar to CA5678|IPF1292 Candida albicans IPF1292 unknown function Hypothetical zinc-finger protein) gives MAKKRNQVKKSRTRSGCLTCRDRHMKCDEQQPVCNNCIKSKRKCFRGIRLNFTQYTIYEPPNNPYQNNLSYRILDQSVTIASLYENGKKQYESYVPFHSWEDLRESDIQFQKDMYCSLPSTNPPTDSNVQEVNDDSWIHQYQPTPKQSSPETLRFDNNSISENSDITNLLMNEPTSLSDEIEQYQSIIHQPRQPQLQQDLPHNIEPRDSQNSASDSDISYNVGAKDFINLVQHQKYYWFLDLFNELSIWKSIIPNYCLKLTEIEHGADESNTLLINCLLNCSLDNSFDLKATLAQQLKHWLVLKAISLTPENFHKLERLLISIALILLNLLTKLQHGIWQFDDKCKLIFNNQIKIFNQSTEKLQDLNDAKLRKTKSVVLVSAIHSISILKFFINKQFKQNRSQFDVTDKISYDHTKLTSEFTTLNHFEILNINSFYRKFEYPQISYNLQVQPSRSADTKSDSLKLRQFIWYLIKLDFILKNPTNSLIEMDYNFIFTDENTLGIPPLMKPSEQQQTISDTNNQVEVPPASSVKASKKKRRVEPIHSIILPNDKGIAIMILREYINKLINSNDDAVKATSNESIKSILESINKSMIEPEIKLLWERNFRWTLKDT, from the coding sequence ATGGCCAAGAAAAGAAACCAGGTAAAGAAAAGTAGAACAAGGTCTGGTTGTTTGACTTGTCGTGATCGGCATATGAAATGTGATGAACAACAGCCGGTGTGTAACAATTGTATTAAGTCTAAACGAAAATGTTTTCGGGGTATTAGGTTGAACTTCACCCAATATACCATATACGAGCCTCCAAATAACCCGTACCAGAACAATCTTAGTTATAGAATATTGGACCAATCAGTAACAATTGCATCACTCTATGAAAATGGTAAGAAACAATATGAATCATATGTACCATTTCATTCGTGGGAAGATTTGAGGGAGTCAGATATACAGTTTCAGAAGGATATGTATTGCTCATTGCCATCAACAAATCCTCCAACGGATTCAAATGTTCAGGAGGTAAATGATGACCTGTGGATACACCAATACCAACCAACCCCAAAGCAATCATCTCCTGAGACATTGCGGTTTGATAACAATTCTATTTCTGAAAATAGTGACATAACCAACTTATTGATGAATGAACCGACTTCTTTATCAGACGAGATAGAACAGTACCAATCAATCATTCATCAACCACGACAACCCCAGCTTCAACAAGATTTACCACATAATATCGAGCCTCGAGATCTGCAAAATTCTGCATCAGATAGCGATATTTCTTACAATGTTGGGGCCAAAGATTTTATCAACCTTGTGCAACatcagaaatattattggtTTTTGGATTTATTCAACGAGTTAAGCATTTGGAAGCTGATTATACCAAATTACTGCTTGAAACTAACAGAAATTGAGCATGGTGCAGACGAGAGCAATACgttattaattaattgtttACTCAATTGTTCACTagataattcttttgaCTTAAAAGCAACTCTAGCTCAACAACTAAAGCATTGGCTAGTTTTAAAGGCAATACTGTTGACACCCGAAAACTTCCATAAACTCGAAAgattattaatatcaatagcGTTAATATTGTTGAACTTGTTAACCAAATTACAGCATGGGATATGGCAGTTTGATGATAAAtgtaaattaatatttaacAACCagatcaaaatattcaaccaGTCCACCGAGAAGCTTCAGGACTTGAATGATGCAAAACTTAGAAAAACAAAATCAGTAGTCTTAGTAAGTGCtattcattcaatttctatCTTGAAGTTTTTTATAAACAAACAATTCAAACAGAACAGGAGTCAATTTGACGTAACCGATAAAATCTCCTATGACCATACCAAACTAACATCAGAATTTACCACtttgaatcattttgaaatcttgaatatcaattcattttaCAGAAAGTTTGAGTATCCCCAAATAAGCTATAATTTGCAAGTTCAACCAAGTAGATCTGCAGATACGAAATCAgattcattgaaattaagaCAGTTTATCTGGTATCTTATTAAACTCgattttatattgaagaaCCCAACCAATTCACTAATTGAGATGGAttataatttcatatttacAGATGAAAATACATTAGGAATCCCCCCATTAATGAAGCCTTCCGAACAACAACAAACAATCTCGGATACAAACAATCAGGTGGAAGTACCACCTGCATCATCAGTCAAAgcatcaaagaaaaaacGAAGGGTCGAACCAATCCATTCGATCATTCTTCCAAACGACAAAGGCATTGCcataatgattttgagaGAATACATCAATAAGTTGATCAACTCTAACGACGACGCTGTCAAAGCCACTTCTAACGAAAGTATCAAGTCAATTTTAGAGTCTATAAACAAGTCAATGATTGAACCGGAGATCAAGCTTCTCTGGGAAAGAAACTTCAGATGGACCTTGAAGGATACTTAG
- a CDS encoding DEHA2D15884p (highly similar to uniprot|Q02908 Saccharomyces cerevisiae YPL086C ELP3 Histone acetyltransferase subunit of the Elongator complex which is a component of the RNA polymerase II holoenzyme) yields MPSVQKQKTGKQKLAPEKERFLQCCGDISLELVASLKNSKDINLNGLIIRYAKKYKLKQQPRLTDIISSIPDQYKKYLIPKLKAKPVRTASGIAVVAVMCKPHRCPHIAYTGNICVYCPGGPDSDFEYSTQSYTGYEPTSMRAIRARYDPYEQARGRVEQLRQLGHSIDKVEYIIMGGTFMSLPVEYRENFITQLHNALTGFNGRDIDEAIKFSQQSQTKCVGITIETRPDYCTETHLSDMLKYGCTRLEVGVQSVYEDVARDTNRGHTVKSVCETFAVAKDAGYKVVSHMMPDLPNVGMERDLEQFKEYFENPDFRTDGLKLYPTLVIRGTGLYELWKKGLYKSYNANALIDLVARILALVPPWTRIYRVQRDIPMPLVTSGVENGNLRELALARMKDFGTTCRDVRTREVGIQEVHHKVAPDQVELIRRDYYANGGWETFLSYEDPKKDILIGLLRLRKASKKFTYRKEFTSQQTSIVRELHVYGSVVPLHSRDPRKFQHQGFGTLLMEEAARIARVEHGSEKISVISGVGVRNYYAKLGYHLDGPFMSKWLNEEE; encoded by the coding sequence ATGCCATCTGTCCAGAAACAAAAGACAGGGAAACAAAAATTAGCGCCAGAAAAGGAAAGGTTTCTTCAATGTTGTGGagatatttctttggaattggTTGCATCgttaaagaattcaaagGATATAAACTTAAATGGATTAATTATAAGATATGCTAAGAAATATAAGTTAAAGCAACAGCCTAGATTGACAGATATTATATCTTCTATTCCGgatcaatataaaaaatatttgataccCAAGTTAAAGGCAAAGCCAGTTAGAACTGCATCGGGTATTGCAGTTGTTGCTGTTATGTGTAAACCTCATAGATGCCCTCATATTGCATACACGGGTAATATATGTGTGTACTGTCCTGGTGGGCCAGATtctgattttgaatattctaCGCAATCGTATACTGGGTATGAACCTACGTCGATGAGAGCCATCAGAGCCAGATACGACCCGTACGAACAAGCGAGGGGTAGAGTTGAACAGTTAAGACAATTGGGGCATTCAATCGACAAGGTGGAATACATTATTATGGGTGGTACGTTCATGTCATTGCCAGTTGAATACAGAGAGAATTTTATTACACAATTACATAATGCCTTAACTGGTTTTAATGGTCgtgatattgatgaagcaATTAAATTTTCCCAACAGTCCCAGACTAAATGTGTTGGTATAACGATTGAAACTCGTCCAGATTATTGTACGGAAACCCACTTGAGTGACATGTTGAAATATGGATGTACCAGACTTGAAGTTGGTGTCCAGTCGGTTTATGAAGACGTTGCAAGAGATACCAATAGAGGTCACACAGTAAAGTCTGTGTGTGAGACTTTTGCAGTCGCCAAGGACGCTGGTTACAAGGTAGTCAGTCATATGATGCCGGATCTTCCAAATGTTGGTATGGAAAGAGATTTGGAGCAATTCAAGGAATACTTCGAAAACCCTGATTTCAGAACTGACGGGTTAAAATTATACCCAACCTTAGTTATCAGAGGTACTGGTTTATATGAATTATGGAAAAAGGGGTTATACAAGTCATATAACGCTAACGCATTAATCGATCTCGTTGCACGTATTTTAGCATTAGTTCCACCTTGGACACGTATTTACCGTGTTCAAAGAGATATCCCTATGCCACTCGTCACCTCAGGTGTCGAAAACGGTAATTTGAGAGAGTTGGCATTGGCGAGAATGAAGGATTTCGGTACAACATGTAGGGATGTACGTACAAGAGAAGTTGGTATTCAAGAAGTCCATCATAAAGTTGCTCCTGATCAAGTTGAATTAATTAGAAGAGATTATTATGCTAATGGTGGGTGGGAAACGTTCTTGTCTTATGAAGATCCTAAGaaagatattttaattgGTTTATTGAGGTTGCGTAAAGCATCCAAAAAATTCACTTATCGTAAAGAGTTCACAAGTCAACAAACTTCTATTGTTAGAGAATTGCACGTTTATGGTTCAGTTGTACCATTGCACTCTAGAGATCCAAGGAAGTTCCAGCATCAAGGTTTCGGGACATTATTGATGGAAGAAGCTGCCAGAATTGCAAGAGTGGAACATGGATCAGAAAAAATAAGTGTCATTTCTGGTGTTGGTGTCAGAAACTATTATGCAAAATTGGGATACCATTTGGATGGCCCATTTATGTCTAAATGGCTTAACGAGGAAGAGTAA
- a CDS encoding DEHA2D15972p (similar to uniprot|P39107 Saccharomyces cerevisiae YPL050C MNN9 Subunit of Golgi mannosyltransferase complex also containing Anp1p Mnn10p Mnn11p and Hoc1p that mediates elongation of the polysaccharide mannan backbone), producing the protein MVYIKNPILRHIRRKPISLIAPISILLIVYFFFFHSVASSFNSKSKSKYSYSKKSRSWFGKNRDTVILRDLPKNHISHYDLNKLSATTNALGNREEVLILTPMSKFLPQYWDNLVKLTYEHSLIELGFILPRTAEGDNALQQLESHVKKTQSSKDKFKKITILRQDSGSLESQTEKERHALKVQKERRSMMALARNSLVFTTISPSTSWCLWLDADIIETPPTLLQDLVSHNKPVVSANVYQRFTDPNTKQAAIRPYDFNNWVESETGLQIAAGLKEDEIVVEGYAEMATYRPLMAHFYEADGDRNTEMALDGVGGGAVLVKADVHRDGAMFPSFPFYHLIETEGFAKMAKRLGYEVFGLPNYLVYHYDE; encoded by the coding sequence ATGGTTTATATCAAGAACCCGATCCTTCGTCACATACGAAGGAAACCGATTTCATTGATTGCACCAATTTCCATTCTTTTGATTgtatattttttctttttccaTTCGGTTGCATCAAGTTTTAATTCCAAGAGCAAATCAAAGTACAGCTATTCCAAGAAATCACGTAGCTGGTTCGGCAAGAATAGGGACACTGTTATTTTAAGAGATTTACCTAAGAACCACATTAGTCATTACGATTTAAACAAGTTAAGTGCCACTACAAATGCATTAGGAAATAGGGAAGAAGTGTTGATCTTGACTCCGATGTCGAAATTTTTACCTCAATACTGGGACAATTTAGTGAAATTAACCTACGAGCATAGTTTGATTGAGTTGGGATTTATTTTGCCAAGGACAGCGGAGGGGGACAATGCGCTACAACAATTAGAATCGCATGTCAAGAAGACTCAAAGCTCCAAagacaaattcaaaaagatTACCATATTAAGACAAGATTCGGGGTCATTAGAGTCACAGACGGAAAAGGAGCGCCATGCTCTCAAAGTgcagaaagaaagaaggtCAATGATGGCCTTGGCAAGAAATTCGTTGGTGTTTACAACCATATCTCCTTCAACGTCGTGGTGTCTTTGGCTAGACGCCGATATTATCGAGACTCCTCCTACTTTATTGCAAGATTTAGTTTCTCATAATAAGCCAGTGGTGTCTGCCAACGTCTACCAACGATTCACCGACCCTAACACAAAGCAAGCTGCTATCAGACCCTAcgatttcaataattgggTTGAATCAGAGACGGGATTACAAATTGCGGCCGGATTGAAAGAGGACGAAATTGTCGTAGAAGGTTATGCAGAAATGGCAACCTATAGACCATTGATGGCTCATTTCTACGAAGCTGATGGTGATAGAAACACTGAGATGGCCTTGGACGGtgttggtggtggtgcAGTCCTAGTTAAAGCTGATGTTCACAGAGATGGTGCCATGTTTCCTTCATTCCCATTTTACCATTTGATTGAAACCGAAGGGTTTGCTAAAATGGCCAAAAGACTAGGTTATGAAGTCTTCGGTTTACCTAATTACTTGGTATATCACTACGATGAATAG
- a CDS encoding DEHA2D15928p (weakly similar to uniprot|Q06701 Saccharomyces cerevisiae YPL054W LEE1 Protein of unknown function) produces MNTFDFTAISSQLPPNTGPPGTVSTNNGNGNSSNNNKNLSHVPCKFYRQGVCQAGSSCPFSHNFDGSLAAEKLPCKYFQKGNCKFGLKCALAHFLPDGTRVNSRSLRMSQPINTNGANGNGHLRRSSNNMNNGSFNHYTSQPIDINAESMEHIGQTNNMVSPNNNVAHFLNLGHKFPSQPGSYTQGLTRNSSYNSSLSGLPNSYTNGNTITTNNNHAVKSSNQASAFFRSNSSNTSPPHNITPPFHNNYFNTSIGVDQSPVNTPFSDKSTNRIATRLASRSSFSSPACFHNYDSAIIDDEDEDEEMYNDSGYFEDYVPGSLSDLILTPQEMQRRDSRSQSGTLLVRPNLSSTISSTTNENDEKKDDRHESKEDSKDKPEKNSAQDDVFLMD; encoded by the coding sequence ATGAATACTTTTGATTTTACGGCTATTTCGTCGCAACTTCCACCCAATACTGGCCCACCTGGTACAGTTCTGACTAATAATGGAAACGGTAACTCGtccaacaacaacaagaacTTGAGTCATGTTCCATGCAAGTTCTATAGACAAGGGGTTTGCCAGGCCGGAAGCTCATGTCCCTTTTCCCATAATTTTGATGGGAGTTTGGCAGCTGAGAAATTACCTTGCAAGTATTTCCAGAAGGGAAATTGTAAGTTTGGGCTAAAATGTGCTTTAGCACATTTCTTACCCGACGGTACACGAGTGAACTCCAGGAGCTTGCGTATGTCGCAGCCTATCAATACGAATGGGGCTAATGGAAATGGACACCTTCGTCGTTCGTCGAacaatatgaataatggGAGTTTTAATCATTACACTTCGCAACCAATAGATATAAATGCTGAATCGATGGAGCACATTGGACAAACTAATAACATGGTTTCTCCAAATAACAATGTTGCACATTTTCTTAATCTCGGCCATAAATTTCCATCACAACCAGGGTCATATACCCAAGGGTTAACCAGAAATTCCTCATATAATTCTAGTCTTTCTGGGTTACCAAATTCATATACTAATGGTAATACTATTACTACGAACAACAATCATGCAGTGAAATCCAGTAACCAAGCTTCAGCGTTCTTTAGATCGAACTCAAGCAATACATCTCCCCCGCATAACATTACGCCACCTTTCCATAACAATTATTTCAACACATCTATAGGAGTGGACCAATCTCCGGTTAATACTCCATTTTCTGATAAATCTACAAACCGAATCGCAACGAGGCTTGCTTCTCgttcatcattttcatcgCCAGCATGTTTCCACAACTACGATTCTGCGATTAttgatgacgaagatgaagacgaagaaatgTACAATGATAGTGGTTATTTCGAAGATTATGTTCCAGGATCGTTAAGCGATCTAATTTTAACGCCACAAGAGATGCAAAGACGTGATTCCAGATCCCAGTCCGGTACGTTGCTAGTCAGACCTAACTTGAGCTCTACAATAAGTTCAACTAcgaatgaaaatgatgaaaagaaGGACGATCGTCATGAATCGAAGGAGGATTCGAAGGACAAACCGGAGAAAAATTCAGCTCAAGATGATGTATTTTTGATGGATTGA
- a CDS encoding DEHA2D15950p (highly similar to uniprot|Q02892 Saccharomyces cerevisiae YPL093W NOG1 Putative GTPase that associates with free 60S ribosomal subunits in the nucleolus and is required for 60S ribosomal subunit biogenesis) → MQLSWKDIPTVPTANDMLDIVLNRTQRKTPTVIRPGFKITRIRAFYMRKVRFTADGFAEKFTDLISGFPNINDVHPFHRDLMDTLYEKNHYKVSLAAVSRAKTLIEQVSRDYVRLLKFGQSLYQCKQLKRAALGRMATIVKKLKDPFVYLEQVRQHLGRLPSIDPNTRTLLICGYPNVGKSSFLKCITKADVEVQPYAFTTKSLYVGHFDYKYLRFQAIDTPGILDRPTEDMNNIEMQSIYAIAHLRSCVLYFMDLSEQCGFSIEAQVKLFHSIKPLFANKSVMVVMNKTDIIRVEDLEEEQQELLKSLTTVPGVEVMHASCHEEENVMQVRNQACEKLLTARIEQKLKGTARVNNVLNKIHVARPQARDDLDRAAHIPDAVKELKKYDAEDPSRRKLARDIEAENGGAGVFNINLKDKYLLEDEEWKNDVMPEVLDGKNVYDFLDPDIAAKLQALEDEEEKLEAEGFYDSDSDVEDVEVDEIKEKADWIRDKQKKMIRDARSRKALKNHAIMPRDQVKKSFGEMEEHMYSIGHDTTALRNRLGKPADDRKNVSGVDILKRNQGISDAKIHKKKAPVKQSDRLNDGLNDGALRSQAERLAKVQRRERNRMARQGEGDRHSTAMLPKHLFSGKRGIGTNDRR, encoded by the coding sequence ATGCAACTTTCCTGGAAAGATATCCCAACTGTTCCAACAGCCAATGACATGTTGGATATAGTTCTTAACAGAACTCAAAGAAAGACACCAACTGTTATAAGACCAGGATTTAAAATCACTCGTATTAGGGCATTTTACATGAGAAAGGTTAGATTCACAGCAGATGGGTTTGCTGAAAAGTTCACCGATCTTATAAGTGGGTTCCCAAACATTAATGACGTTCATCCATTCCACCGTGATCTTATGGATACATTATATGAAAAGAATCATTATAAGGTTTCGTTAGCAGCAGTTTCAAGAGCTAAGACTTTGATTGAACAAGTTTCTAGAGATTATGTTAGATTGTTGAAGTTCGGTCAATCTTTATACCAATGTAAGCAATTAAAGAGAGCTGCATTAGGTAGAATGGCCACTATtgtcaagaaattgaaagatcCATTTGTATATCTTGAACAGGTTAGACAACATTTGGGTCGTTTACCAAGTATTGATCCTAACACCAGAACATTATTGATCTGTGGTTACCCTAATGTTGGTAAGTCATCGTTCTTAAAGTGTATCACCAAAGCCGATGTTGAGGTTCAACCATATGCCTTCACAACCAAGTCCTTATATGTTGGTCATTTTGATTACAAGTATTTGAGATTTCAAGCCATCGATACCCCAGGTATTTTAGATAGACCAACTGAGgatatgaataatattgaaatgcAATCGATTTATGCTATTGCTCATTTAAGATCATGTGTCTTATACTTCATGGATTTATCCGAACAGTGTGGTTTCTCTATCGAGGCCCAAGTCAAGTTATTCCACTCTATTAAGCCATTATTTGCTAACAAGTCAGTTATGGTTGTTATGAATAAGACTGATATCATTAGAgttgaagatttagaagaagaacaacaagaattattgaagtcTCTTACTACCGTCCCAGGTGTGGAAGTTATGCATGCTTCATGTCACGAAGAAGAGAACGTTATGCAAGTTCGTAATCAAGcttgtgaaaaattattgactGCTAGAATTgaacaaaaattgaaggGTACTGCTCGTGTCAATAACGTTTTGAACAAGATTCATGTTGCTAGACCTCAAGCCAGAGATGACTTAGATAGAGCTGCTCACATTCCTGATGCAGTTaaggaattaaagaaatatgaTGCCGAAGATCCAAGCCGTAGAAAGTTGGCCAGAGACATCGAAGCCGAAAATGGTGGTGCCGGTGTGTTCAATATCAACTTGAAGGATAAATACTTATTGGAAGATGAGGAATGGAAGAATGATGTTATGCCGGAAGTCTTGGACGGTAAGAACGTTTACGATTTCTTGGACCCAGATATTGCTGCCAAGTTACAAGCATtagaagacgaagaagagaaattagAAGCCGAAGGTTTCTACGACTCCGACTCTGACGTTGAAGATGTTGAAGTCGacgaaattaaagaaaaggCTGATTGGATCAGAGACAAgcaaaagaagatgattaGGGATGCCAGAAGCAGAAAGGCCTTGAAGAACCATGCTATAATGCCTAGAGACCAGGTCAAGAAGTCGTTCGGCGAAATGGAAGAACATATGTATTCTATTGGTCACGATACCACAGCCTTGAGAAACCGTCTTGGTAAGCCTGCCGACGACCGTAAGAATGTTTCAGGTGTTGATATCTTGAAGAGAAACCAAGGTATTTCTGATGCTAAGATTCACAAGAAGAAGGCCCCAGTTAAGCAATCCGATCGTCTTAACGATGGTTTGAATGATGGTGCATTGAGATCTCAAGCCGAAAGATTGGCCAAGGTCcaaagaagagaaagaaacAGAATGGCTAGACAAGGTGAAGGTGATCGTCATTCTACTGCTATGTTACCTAAGCATCTTTTCTCAGGTAAGCGTGGTATTGGTACCAATGACCGTCGTTAA
- a CDS encoding elongation factor 1 gamma domain-containing protein (similar to uniprot|P29547 Saccharomyces cerevisiae YPL048W CAM1 Translational cofactor elongation factor-1 gamma participates in the regulation of GTP-binding protein EF-1 alpha may play a redundant role in the regulation of protein synthesis or another GTP-dependent process) produces MSLGTLFSTEQIRSLPPKALIKHFNLDVKLEKEDESYKKHFPLGKIPGFIGPKGFKLHEVIAISIYLINSADPESKLLGKNAKEYAEVLKWLSLSNFELLPHIAKVFKPLTGAAPYNKKQVDESSEFIEKVIGIFEDRLANYTYLVSERLTFADIFSAALIVRGFDNLFGSEWRKAHPNTTRWFKTVTQQKILHDVLGDYKFREKPVEYVAPKKEKKQTQQPKKEAAPAAAAAAAAPAASSDAPAPKPKHPLEALGKPTTPIDEWKRFYSNEETRESAIPWFWSKMYNPEEWSLWKVDYKYNDELTLTFMSNNLVGGFFNRLSASTKYIFGCMVVYGENNNNGITGFFMVRGQDYVPAFDVAPDWESYSFTKLDGSNEEDKKFVNNMLAWDEPVIVDGETKEIADGKVCK; encoded by the exons atgtCTTTAGGTACTTTATTCTCCACCGAACAAATCCGTTCTCTCCCACCAAAGGCTTTAATCAAGCACTTCAACTTAGATGTTAAGcttgaaaaagaagacgAGTCTTACAAAAAGCACTTCCCATTAGGAAAGATCCCAGGTTTCATTGGACCAAAGGGATTCAAGTTACATGAAGTCATTGCTATTTCTATTTACT TGATCAACTCTGCTGACCCAGAATCCAAGTTATTAGGTAAGAACGCTAAGGAATATGCTGAAGTCTTGAAGTGGTTATCTTTAAGTAACTTCGAATTATTGCCACACATTGCTAAGGTTTTCAAGCCATTAACTGGTGCTGCTCCATACAACAAGAAGCAAGTTGATGAATCCTCAgaattcattgaaaagGTCATTGGTATCTTTGAAGATAGATTAGCTAACTACACTTACTTAGTTAGCGAAAGATTAACCTTCGCTGATATCTTCTCTGCTGCTCTTATCGTTAGAGGTTTCGACAACTTATTCGGTAGTGAATGGAGAAAGGCTCACCCAAACACCACCAGATGGTTCAAGACTGTTACTCAACAAAAGATCTTGCACGATGTTCTTGGTGACTACAAGTTCAGAGAAAAGCCAGTTGAATATGTTGCTccaaagaaggaaaagaagcAAACTCAACAACCAAAGAAGGAAGCCGCTCCAGCTGCTGCcgctgctgctgctgctcCAGCCGCATCCTCCGATGCTCCAGCTCCAAAGCCAAAGCACCCATTAGAAGCTTTAGGTAAGCCAACCACCCCAATTGACGAATGGAAGAGATTCTACTCTAACGAAGAAACCAGAGAATCTGCCATCCCATGGTTCTGGAGCAAGATGTACAACCCAGAAGAATGGAGTTTGTGGAAGGTTGACTACAAGTACAACGACGAATTAACCTTGACCTTCATGTCTAACAACTTGGTCGGTGGTTTCTTCAACAGATTATCTGCTTCCACCAAGTACATTTTCGGTTGTATGGTCGTCTACGGTgaaaacaacaacaacGGTATCACCGGTTTCTTCATGGTCAGAGGTCAAGACTACGTTCCAGCCTTCGATGTTGCTCCAGATTGGGAATCTTACTCTTTCACTAAGTTAGATGGCTCAAACGAAGAAGACAAGAAGTTCGTGAACAACATGTTAGCATGGGACGAACCAGTTATCGTTGACGGTGAAACCAAGGAAATCGCTGACGGTAAGGTTTGTAAGTAA